The DNA region tatatatatatatatatatatatatatatatatatatatagtatatatatataatctatatatatatatatctaagttataatatatatatatattattaatatctatatttatatatatctttatcatatatattatataatatatatatatatatatatatatctgtatatatacgtatatacgtatatgtatagtatatcatatTTATCTACTAAATATcggtatatagtatatctatatatatctatatatatatatatatatatatgtagtatatgtatatatatatatatatatatatatatatatatatatatatatatatattatatatatatatatatatatacgtatatatatgtatagtataattattattatctacacacgaatatagctatatattatatatatatatatatatatatatatatatatatatatatatatatatatatattactttattcccttaggaaaagaaagaaaaaactagaacAGGGTTCGGGTCAAGGTTCACCACTGCCTCCATGcttttgtgaaaggaaaaagtaaacaatagtcATTGAGTAACTATGCCAAGTGCGTCCTTTTAGTCGTCTAAAAAAATGCAAGCCATATAATGCAGAATTATCTGCTCGAATTGCGCTCTTTCATTCATTAAAGGAAAGTGCGAATGAAGTTAAGTGCTTTATTAGTAAACTTAACCAAACtcaaattgcaatatttgtagAGTTTTTAACTCGTGATGTAATTATGGACGAATTTGATTTACAAtaacaattgatattttttattttcagcctaAGTATTGTATTAGACTTCTTTtgagtatttttgtataatattaaaaaaagggggggggggcttttttatgccttcatttaattggaattctctctcactctctctttttctgtttcttctttcgattaaagagttgaaacagaagtttggtagaattctctctctctctcgattaaagagttgaaacagaagtttggtagaatttctctctctctctctctttcaattaaagagttgaaacaagtttggtaaaatttctctctctctctctctctctctctttcttttcgattaaagagttgaaaaCAGAAGTTTGGGAGaatttctctctatctccttgCTCTGATTTAAATGTTGGAGCGGTAGTTTTGGTaaaatcccctctctctctctcgctctctctttcgaTAAAGGTTGAAACGAAGTTTGGGTAGAatttctctatcctctctctctattaaatggTTGGAGCGGTAGTTTGGtaaaatttctcctctctctctctctctctctctctatctgattttttaaatcaattttcttgctctccttccgtttgacttcactgtggttttcttgtttctctctatctcatctattTTCCCGCTTTTGGTCTCCTCCTTGTGTCCAGTTCTTTCTGAAGTGTCCTActagtttctttctttctgggtCCAGTCCTCTCTCTAGGAGTCCAGTTCTTTCTTCTGAGTCCAGTTTTTCTTGAGTCCAgtttcttctttctgagtccagtcttctttctgtgtccccGTTTCTTTTCGAGGTccagtttcttctttctgtgtccagctCCTTCTTTCTGAGTCAGGTTCTTTCCCTTTCTGGAGTCCAGCTCTTTcttttctgtgtccagtctttctTTCTGAATCAGTCTCTTTCTGTGTTCCAGACTTCTTTCTGagttccagtcttctttctgtgtccagttctTCTTTCCGAGTCCTAGTCTTCCTTCTGTGTCCCTGAGTCTTCTTTCTGGTTCCCGTcgtctttctgagtccagtcttttTCTTTACTGAGTCCAGTCCTTCTTTCGTGTCCCGTATTCTTTTGTGTCCCGTCTTCTTTCGGTGTCCCGTCTtcttctgagtccagtcttctttttctgtgtccagtcttctttctgtgtcagtCCTTCTTTCTGAGGGTCCAGTTCTTCTTCTGAGGTTTCCAGTTTCtatctttctgtgtccagtcttccgTTTCTGTGTCCAGTCCCTTCTTCTGAGTACCAGTTCTTTATTTCTGTGTCcatcttctttctgagtccagtcttctttctgtgctgCAGCTTCTTCTGAGCCAGTCTTCATTTCTGTgtccagttccttctttctggAGTCCAGTCTTTTTCTGAGTCCGTCTCTTTCTGTTGTCCAGCTTCTTTCTTTGTGTCCCGTCTTCTTTCTGAAGTCcaggtcttctttctgtgtccagttctTCTCTCTGAGTCCAGCTTCTTTCTGTGTCCcagtcatttctttttttcttgggaAGGGGTTTTTCCAGTCCTTCTTTCGGAGTCCAGTTATTCTTTTTGAGTTCCAGtctctttctgtgtccagtccttCTTCTGAGTccagttcttttcttttcatGGCCAGTATTCTTTCTGAGTCCATCTTCTTCTGTTGTCCAGTTCTTTCCTTTCAGTCCAGTCCTTCTTTCTGTCGTCCAGTCCTTCTTTCGGAGCCAGTCttcttctgtgtccagtcttctttctgagtccagtcctTCTTTTTGtgtcccagtcttctttctgagtccagtccttctttctgagtccagtttttcttctttctgtgtcagTCCCTTCTTTCTGAGTCAGTCTTTATTctcttctgtgtccagtcttgCTTTCTGAGtccagtttttctttcttttgtgtcCATCTTCTTTTTGAGCTCCAGTctttctttctgagtccagtccgTCTTTCTGGTCCAGTCTTCCCTTTCCTGAGTACCAGTCCTTCTTTCTGTTGGCCAGtccttctttctgagtccaggtTCTTTCTTTCTGTGTTCCAGTCGTCTTTCTGAGTCCAGTATTCTTTCTTTGGTCCAGTCTtttttctgagtccagtcttcttttctGTGTCCCATTCTTCTTTATGAGTCAGTTCTTTCTTTACTGTGTCCAGTCTTTCCTTTGTATGAGTCCAGTTTCTTTATGTCAGTCCTTCTTCTGGAGGTCCAGTTCTTTCTTTATGAGTCCAGTCCCTTCTTTCGAGTCCAGTTCTTTCTTTCTGTGTCCCGGTTTCCTTCTTTTGTGTCCAGTCTCTTTCTGTGGCCCAATATCCCTTTCTTAGTCCCCCCCAAGGGGGGTTCCTTTTTCTTTCTGGGTGTCCAGTCCTTCTTTTCTGAAGTCCAGTCCTTCTTCTGTGTCCAAGTATCTTTCTGTTTGTCCAGTCCTTCTTTCTGTGTCCCCTTTACTTTCTGTGTTCCCAGtctttctttctgtgtccagtcttctttacTGGAGTACAGTCCTTCTTCTGTGTCCAGACTTCTTTCGTGTCCAGTCCTCTTTCGGTACCGTCTTCTTTCTGGGTCTTAGTCCTGTCCTTTCTGTGTCCCTTCTTCTTTCTGATGAGTCCAGTTCTTTCTTTCGTCGCTCAGTCCTTGCTTTCTGAGTCAGTTCTTTCTTTCTGATCCAGTCCTTcttttctgtgtccagtcttctttctgtgtcccgATCTTTTTCTGTGTCCCAGTGTTTCCTTTCTTTGTGTCCGTATTCTTTCGCGAGTCCAGTCCCCTTCTTCTGTGTCCAGTTCTTTCTTCCGAGTCCAGtcccttctttctgtgtccagttctttctttctgagtccagtcttctttctgagtccatcTTCTTCTGAGTCGCTCTTTCGTGTCCAGTCTTATTCTTTGGGGTCCGGTCTCTTTTCTGTGTCCGGTCTTCTTCTGTGTCAGTCCTTCTTTCTGAAGGTCCAGTTCTTTCTCTGTGTCCATCTTCCTTTCTGAGTCCAGTCCTCTTTCTGTGTCCAGTTTCTTTCTttgagtccagtcttcttctgtgtccagtcttccttTCCgaggtccagtcttctttctgtggtTCCGGTATTCCTTTCTGTGCCAGTTACTTTCTTCGTGTCCAGTTCTTTCTGAGGTCCGTCTTTCTTCTGTGTCCCAGTCTTCCTTTCTGAGTCCAGTCCTTCCTTTCTGAGTCAAgacttctttctgcgtccagtcctTCGTTCTGAGTCCATTGTTTCTTTCTGGTCAGTCCTTCTTTCTAGGTccagtttctttcttttctgaggtccagtcttctttctgtgtccggtcttctttctgtgtccagtattcttttctttgtgtttccggtcttctttctgtgtccagtccttTTTTCGCGGTAAAGTCttcctttctgtgtccagtcttctttctgtgtcggtcttctttctgtgtcagtccctt from Macrobrachium nipponense isolate FS-2020 chromosome 36, ASM1510439v2, whole genome shotgun sequence includes:
- the LOC135203257 gene encoding uncharacterized protein LOC135203257; translation: MDSERILAMKRKELDSEEGLDTERDWNSKRITGLRKKDWKNPFPRKKEMTGTQKEAGLREKNWTQKEDLDFRKKTGHKERSWTTERDGLRKRLDSRKKELDTEMKTGSEEAAAQKEDWTQKEDGHRNKELVLRRRDWTQKRKTGHRKIETGNLRRRTGPSERRTDTERRLDTEKEDWTQKKTGHRKKTGHKRIRDTKEGLDSVKKKTGLRKTTGTRKKTQGHRRKTRTRKEELDTERRLELRKKSGTQKETDSERKTGHRKERAGLQKGKEPDSERRSWTQKEETGPRKETGTQKEDWTQKEETGLKKNWTQKKELDS